One stretch of Ananas comosus cultivar F153 linkage group 6, ASM154086v1, whole genome shotgun sequence DNA includes these proteins:
- the LOC109711589 gene encoding outer envelope pore protein 16-3, chloroplastic/mitochondrial-like: MDQMDLNLREDEDSAVMKTIKGATTGLAAGTIWGTIVATWYDVPRVERSVALPGLIRTLKMCGSYGLTFAAVGGLYIGVEQLVQKQRMKRDFVNGAVGAFVAGATVYGFKGRSIQTAISAGSCLAFTSAVLDIGGRTTRVDNGKEYYPYTTEKRSAT, from the exons ATGGATCAGATGGATCTTAACCTAAGGGAGGATGAGGATTCTGCGGTGATGAAGACGATCAAGGGGGCGACCACGGGATTGGCCGCGGGGACGATCTGGGGCACGATCGTCGCCACATGGTACGACGTGCCGCGTGTCGAGAGGAGCGTTGCGCTCCCCGGCCTGATCAGAACCCTGAAGATGTGCGGAAGCTACGGGCTCACGTTCGCCGCCGTAGGAGGGCTCTACATTGGTGTGGAGCAATTGGTGCAGAAGCAGAGGATGAAGAGGGACTTTGTTAATGGTGCAGTCGGTGCCTTTGTTGCTGGAGCAACTGTATATGGATTTAAAG GAAGGAGCATACAGACTGCCATCTCTGCAGGATCTTGCCTGGCATTTACTTCTGCTGTGTTGGACATTGGGGGCCGCACGACAAGGGTAGACAATGGTAAAGAATACTACCCATACACCACTGAGAAGAGGTCAGCTACTTAG
- the LOC109711585 gene encoding uncharacterized protein At1g04910, whose amino-acid sequence MAKSKTKHLSYISVPSQIIPALSYSTLQSLVVSPKKLSSSSASSRFRINRIVSSSPRILLLLLALAFLGTLRLGLRLGPVIPFSPIPCAQVGVRSSSSSFPALSRSSSSSSSPAAEGEFWRQPDGMGYRPCLSFSEEYRGEPPEGRRKYLLVVVAGGLNQQRNQIVDAVVIARILGAALVVPILQVNVVWGDESEFSDIFDMEHFKKVLADDVRVVSSLPSTHVMTRPVVEKRTPLHVSPRWIRARYLKKLNKEGVLLLRGLDSRLSKDLPPDLQKLRCKVAFQALKFAAPIAEMGNKLAMRMRSKGPYLALHLRMEKDVWVRTGCLPGLSTESDRIIQEERTLRPELLTGRSNMSYHDRKLAGLCPLNTLEVARLLKALEAPRNTRIYWAGGEPFGGPAALEPLTREFPHFYSKENISLPGELDRFANKSSLMAAIDYIVCEQSDVFMPSHGGNMGHLMQGHRAFAGHKKFITPNKRQMLPYFLDASLPESEFNRVVKALHQGSVGGPEYRTDKVGKDVTAYPVPECMCNGTAAASAL is encoded by the exons ATGGCGAAATCGAAGACGAAGCATCTCTCGTACATCTCCGTCCCCTCTCAGATCATCCCCGCGCTCTCCTACTCCACCCTCCAATCGCTCGTCGTCTCCCCTAAgaagctctcctcctcctccgcctcctcccgaTTTCGGATCAATCGCATCGTCTCCTCGAGCCCTAggatcctcctccttcttctagCCCTAGCTTTCCTCGGAACCCTCCGCCTCGGGCTCCGCCTCGGCCCGGTAATCCCCTTCTCCCCCATCCCCTGCGCCCAGGTCGGCGTGcgatcgtcgtcgtcctcgtttCCGGCGTTGTCGCGgtcttcgtcgtcgtcctcgtctccggcggcggagggggagttTTGGAGGCAACCGGATGGGATGGGGTACCGGCCGTGCCTGAGCTTCAGCGAGGAGTACCGGGGGGAGCCGCCGGAGGGTCGCCGGAAGTACCTGCTGGTCGTCGTCGCCGGCGGGCTCAACCAGCAGCGCAACCAGATCGTCGACGCCGTCGTCATCGCCCGCATCCTCGGCGCCGCCCTCGTCGTCCCCATCCTCCAAGTTAACGTCGTCTGGGGCGACGAGAG TGAGTTCTCGGACATTTTCGACATGGAGCACTTCAAGAAGGTGCTCGCCGACGACGTTCGCGTGGTGTCGTCGCTCCCGTCGACGCATGTAATGACGCGCCCGGTGGTGGAGAAGCGGACTCCTCTCCACGTCTCGCCGCGTTGGATTCGTGCGAGGTACCTCAAAAAG CTTAATAAAGAAGGGGTTCTACTTTTGCGAGGACTAGATTCCAGGCTGTCAAAAGACCTCCCGCCCGACCTCCAAAAGCTTCGGtgcaaa GTTGCGTTTCAAGCATTGAAGTTCGCGGCGCCGATAGCGGAGATGGGGAACAAGCTAGCTATGAGAATGCGAAGCAAGGGGCCATACCTCGCCCTGCACCTGAGAATGGAGAAGGACGTGTGGGTGAGAACGGGGTGTCTCCCCGGGCTTAGCACTGAGTCCGATAGGATCATCCAAGAAGAGAGGACGCTCCGGCCGGAGCTGCTCACCGGGCGGTCGAACATGAGCTACCATGACCGCAAACTCGCCGGGCTCTGCCCATTGAACACCTTAGAGGTCGCTAG GCTGCTTAAAGCACTAGAAGCCCCAAGAAACACAAGAATATACTGGGCAGGCGGCGAGCCATTCGGCGGCCCGGCCGCGTTGGAGCCGCTAACCCGAGAATTCCCCCATTTCTACAGCAAGGAGAACATCTCCCTCCCCGGCGAGCTCGACCGCTTTGCCAACAAGTCCTCCCTCATGGCCGCGATCGACTACATCGTGTGCGAGCAGAGCGACGTGTTCATGCCGTCCCACGGCGGCAACATGGGCCACCTGATGCAGGGCCACCGCGCCTTCGCGGGCCACAAGAAGTTCATCACCCCGAACAAGCGCCAGATGCTCCCTTACTTTCTCGACGCCTCGCTCCCTGAATCCGAGTTCAACCGCGTGGTGAAGGCACTGCACCAGGGCTCTGTAGGGGGGCCCGAGTACCGCACCGACAAGGTCGGCAAGGACGTTACGGCGTACCCGGTGCCTGAGTGCATGTGCAACGGCACGGCCGCTGCATCAGCGTTGTGA